In the genome of Arachis stenosperma cultivar V10309 chromosome 6, arast.V10309.gnm1.PFL2, whole genome shotgun sequence, the window TGAAATCATTGCTTGTTCTCCTCTTGATTTGACTATTTGCATTGAtggaatttgatttgttttTTCATTGACTAAcgttttttaattttgaatgtTTGAGATTTCTTACCTAATATTGCAAGTTTGATATACTTTACCCTAtggaatttgatttgtttaattttagtttaatttagtttaagTTTGATtagaatttcaattttaattttcaatcaatttcaaagatagtttagtttagttttctaatCTTAGGGGATTTAGGTTGATTAAGTTAGGTTAGATTCACTACACATTAGGTTTTGAATTGTTGAAATATTTAGGATTGTCTAATTGTATTAATTGCTGCGTTAATGATTGTTTTACTGAGAAATCATTGTTGAGATTGTttgataatttgatatttacAAACATATCAATAGGTAGAGGTATTATGAATCAGGCTACTGGTCATGGTCGTAGCCGTGGTCGGGTAGAGGGAAGGTTTCTTCCGGTAGCCCTGGAACTTCTGGCTCCTCTCCCTCTACTCTGACCACCCCGGTGACGCCACAGGTTGCAAGTTTAGCGGACCATCCGTCATCATGGTCCCTAACTCCAACTACGTGCCTCTGCTTATAGTGACGACGTCACTTACTACTGCTTAGCAGCCCGCATCCACATCAACGCCGCCTCCAGCGACAGATGCCGTGGCCCCGGAATCTAGCCACGACAGTGAGCCAGTAGCAGATGCCCCACTGTCACCTCCCATTGTACGGTTGAAGATTTGACCAAATGGCGGCACGATATAAGTATCAAGTTGAGTCTCATATATTTTCTGTTTATGGTTATCGCTGAAAGTGCCTGAAAATTTATTCTAGTTTAGCGGATTTAGGTTTGAATgctagttattatttttaagtttcaattatTATGGTTAACTTTGTTGTTGAAAGTTTCTGATAATTGATTCCTGTctagtggatttaggttgattTGGTTGCCTATTTAGTGTTTCATGTTTAAATAATTATGATTGTTGCTGGAAGTTCCTgaaaatagatatttttttagtagatttaggtTGATTTGGTTGGTTGGCTTGTGTTTTTAGGTTTTAATGATTATGATTAACTTTACTGATAAAAGTTCCTGCTAATTAATTCCTGTCTAGTGGACTTAGGTTGATTCTTGTTTGTGGGTTATTAGGTTTGCGCCAAACAATAACGCGTGTACTTAGGAGATGACTAATGTCATCAAGCTGATGTACAACTATCCTTAGCCCAGCTACACGAAGATCCCCGCTGAGACCAGGGAGCGATGGTTTCAGAAATGGgtggtaattaattttttttatgttcaaACCTTTTTAGTTAGTTTATATCTTCTATACtgtttaactaattttaaagtttCTTTGTTGCATTTGCACTTTAGGTGGGATGTTGAGCATGACGTTACCATCAGAAAGATATTCGACAATAGAATGGGTCGGCAGTTCCAACAGATGTTGGATGATGTTCGTCAGGGACGGGACCATCGGAGGCAGTGGCTTCGACCGGACATAAAGAATGCTTTGTTTGTTTATTGGGAGATCGATGAGGGATTCCGACATTGATGTCTCACCAACAAAGCTAACAGAGCCTCGGTCAGGTCGTCCAAATATACTGGTAGCTCAATGACCTTCATGAAGATGAAGGTCAGGTTGGAATGTAAAGtgactttaattttattaataacttAGTTATATTATTTTGCATATCAATACTAGGCATCCTAATCATATTGTTTCAATGCAACATGTGCAACCGAAGTCACTGGATCGCTAAGCGACATTAGCGGAGACATTCAAGTACACCCACATGTTGAAGGAGAAAAAAGAGACATTTGATGATCAGCGGTCTCAAGACCATTATGTGAATAAACATACATTTGATTATCTTCTGCTATAAAATTATTGGAGAGTAACTGTATATCTATCGGCGTACTAATCACAATAACTTGTATTAATTACACATGAGTCCTATAAATAGATACTAGAGGTCGCGACTCAGCAGTCTCAGCAAGGTGGGGAGGACGCCGCCGATTGGAGATGCAGTTGTCGATCCCGATGCGGTTTGGCGTGAGACCGCCTCAGCACCGTACAAGAATCACTTATATAGGATGGGGTCGATCTTTGCTAGTAGCCTCCGCACATCCATGTTGAGGCTATCATTAGGCTCCACCAGTCGTCGAGCCCGAGGAACGAGGCTGTAGATGCAGGAGCTCTAACGCAACCTTCAACAACAGGCTTAGGAGCTTAACGATTATTAGGAGAGGTATTAGAAGATCATCAACCGCGTGACATCTACGGATGAGCTCAGGTTGGAGTAGCGAGAGTCGCTGGAGCAGATGCAGCGTATTGAGGCTCAAATGGAGGTGTACCAAGCCTAGATGCACATTGCTGGCATCGACCTTGCTGGTGGCAGCACCGCTGCTGGTGGCATACGGACATTACTGCCTTCTGCGCTGCCGACTCAAGACCACGGGACCGACGACGACGACGACTACCTAGATTTGTAGTTATTAGtttttcattttattgtttCATTGTATTTATTGATGCACttgacttttaatttatttgaacattatattatttattttagataaaagtttttcattatttatgaATGAACCACTAATTgtgtgaaaaaaattaaatttaaagttaaaattgactatttatttcaaattaaaaaaaatgacatTATAGTCAGATTCACCGTAGGAATAATCGGACAGTAATAGTGCGCAAAATAACATTTTTGGCACCAACAATACCGTCGGAAGAATCTACCGGTAATTAATTGGTTTTCCGAGCCGATAATCTATTGCAACATCCAAAAATATTCTGATGGTAAATATTTACCGGTAAGATTTATACTGTCTGTTTATTTTCGACGGTAAATTCGACAGTAATTAAATTATCGTCAAATTTTATTCGTTTTTTGATGGTAAATTCGATGGTTCTCAACGTTTTTTTTGTTGGGTATACATGCAACAATAAATAAGACAAAAAATTATCATCAATCATAAACTATCtatattcattaattttaatttttttttttggtttgcaCCAGGGTATCCATCAGGCCGGAAGCCCAATGACTAATCCCTCGAGTACTGCAGAGGCACACAAAGTGGGCGACCCTCCCATATCAAACCCGGAAGAGATGGTTAAGGGACACAGACCCTCATCTATCTGTGCCAACTTGCGTTGgttcattaattttaatttacataGCTCAAATTTGGTAAATGTAAACTAGCCTTTCATTATCcagtccaaaaataaaaaacaaaactaGCCCTTCATTATAGATAAAGCTAACTTCCACATCTACAAAGTTATCCACCAAGCCAACAAATGCagctaatttttttggatatgcAGATTCTGTGTGTGTTGTGCATAGGTATGGAGGTGGGTGGTGCTAGACATGAATGTGGGATAATTTTTTTGAACTATAAAGTGAAGAAATCGGACTGTGCGATttctttgttaaaaaaattttgaacacAAATCGGATGGTCCGATTTGTGAGGGAAGAAAAATCGGATGGTCCGATTtgtacttttaatttttttttattttgaaaacaaaaatcggatggtccgatttcaatattaaaatttttttaattgtttaaaatacAAATCGGACGGTCTGATTTGTgtaatgcaattttttttaattttttaaacacaaatcggacggtccgatttgctCTTGACACCACAACTGCGTAAAACACCCATACACTCCATAACTCTGTCCTACACCATTCCTCCTTccatatctaaattaaaaagtgAACAAATGCTTTGCTAtaacttaaaataaataaataaatgaataaaaaaaaacaacaccAAATATACAACACATGTTATTTCTATCTACTTATATTATATAAAGGGTAGCATGAATATTTGACAACAaaatagagagaaaaataatggtttaattattctgttagttcctatagtttcaccaaatttttaattaggtccctatacctTTTTTCCTTTCAATTGAGTTTCTACACTgctttaattttgtaattaagtcaTTCCTagtgtaaaaaaatattagagttaaCTAAATATTTCTTCGCAAATTGAaggtatttataattaaaaacgTAATTATATCTTGGAATGTAtgtattttggtaaaaatattatgttaattttaacataaaaaggacataattacaaaattaaaagcagTGTATAGATCCAATTGAAAGGTAAAAAAATAtaggacctaattaaaaatttgataaaactatagagaccaataaagtaattaaacctaaaataATCCAATATGGTGAGTGGTGTGACTAACAAAGCTTTTCAAGAATTGTCCAAACCAACTTGACAACAATTTCTCCATGCCTCTCCTCAAGCCACCAATGCAAGTAATCAATTTAGCTAAGAATGATATATAATACTAACACATGGGCATGGTAAGCAGATCATCATATTCATTCATTCTTGTCATGGGATTCCTCTGATTGGTTGGTTGCAGATGCATCTACAGCCTCAGACAACTCTGATCCCTCAGGATCAACATCTATGAAGATGAAGTGGAAAGAGTTAGTGTTATAAACAAGAAGCAAAATTATATGTTGTATAATGGACAATATAAACTACGTGTTTGGAGATAAAGCAATGCAAAGAAAGAAGTATAGCATACCGAAGAGTGACTTGATGGATGGCTTCTTTGATCtggaacttttcttcttcaattcagCTATAAGAAAGCCAAAAGCAAAATTAACTGAGAGGAACAATATTTATTACTTCACGGgttcatttttatttgttatgATTATTTTTTCGTTACATCCTTTGAATTTTTACAATTGGATACAAAGTTGTATGCATACATGACAATGATAGGTAATATTATCTAATGATATATGAAAGGAGAAAAAAGTGATAGATCAAATTTTGAACATAAGAGGAGAAAAAAGAAATGTACCCATTCCAGGAACTTGATAGTCATTGACAATTTCAAAGTTCTTGTATGTATATCCCACAAAATTCATGTCCTTAGATGAAAGCATCTGTGacataatattattaattattgcaCATTTATAAGCAATATCAGTATATCACGATTGTGAAGAGAACTTAATAAAGATAATTCTCATtaataaataaacatataaGGTTACCTTTCTCCATGGACCAGATCTTGATGCTGATTTCAGAACATGGTTATCTGACTGTTAATGCCAAATAGTAAAATGAGGAAATATATCATAGATGAAATGACCTTGGATATGTAGCTACATAAAATATACATGAAACTAAAAGACTCAAATACCTCTtcaaacttttcaaaattttgagtATCTAACTCATCATTGACTTCAGGAATAAATGCAGCTTCCATTTGATACAACTTGTCCCAAACAACACCATTAAAAAATGGATGAGCCTATAGAAGGAAAACATGAAAATGGTGACCTCTATATTCAAATTTCTATATAATGAATCTCAGAATATAGAAAAGGACACACCATACAACACCTTTATTTCATCTGCGCCATTTGATCCTAGCCTCTGAGGGACGTTACACAAAAGCTTACTAATAAGATCTTTAGCCTCTGGAGATAGTCTTGCTTCTTCTGGAAATTTCAAGTGAGATTTCCAGTTTACTATCTGCATAAAATAGTAAACTATGGTTAAACCTATGAACTCCTATGTTTACAATCAACTAATGGATccatgtttaaaaaaattagagcAAATCGAAATAATATTCGAAAATATACAATCagtaaaaattttgataataaatatTACCTTCCTACATGTTGACATTGGATCATCAGAATAAAAAGGTGGATATCCCACCAACATTTCATACATAATGGCTCCAAGTGACCACCTGGGAATTTGATAACAATCATCATATCAGGATATGCAACTTAGAAGTATTTAACTTACAAGTATTTTCTATAAATGAACGAAAATCATTACGCTTGCAAAGTATTTTAATGGAAAGGCAGCACGTTATTTTGGAGTTTGTGAAATTAATAGCCTTCAGATTACTAGGTAGCAATCTTACTATTGTTCCAAGGTTCACTTTCTTAATACTTAAATTAAAGACACaagggaaaaaaaagaagtaacAAAGTATTCACCTACGACTgatgaagcaaaagaaaaataaaaccaATTTTAATGGAAATTCACATTATTAAACTCACCAATCACATTCCATCCCATAACCCTTTTTCAATAAGACTTCTGGAGCAATATAATCAGGTGTACCAACAGTAGAATAGGCCTGTATAGGGATAAAGGCACAAAAAGTATTTCATGTTTTCGTcagatgaaaaagaaaataccaTAGTTAGAATTATAATTTGCACCAGAAAAATACTTCTAAACTAAAAAGTTCGCTAGAAACTGATTGCTAGatttaagtggaaaaagatgatacaaagaattttaatatttcaacCACCCATAATCTTTATCCAACTACTACCAAATATTCATGGCTCCTTCTCTTGCATTATAAAGGCAAGATGTATAACATTGCTCAATTGTACACACTGTCATACTAAATGACAAAGAAACACAATATACTAATGAACTTACAAGAGTCCTTCTGTTTTGCTGCCAGTGTTCCAACTGTTCTTGTTGTGTGCGTTTTGGAGTTGTGCCATCATTTTGTGCAGATCCCTGAAGATTTTGACCTACAGAAAGATCTGCTTCTTCAAGTGTACTACAGTCTAATGGTTTACAAAGTCCAAAATCTGACAGCCTCACATGTCCGAATCTATCGAGCAATAAGTTATCAGGCTTAATATCCCTGCAACATAAAGTTTGAAAATTTATATTGATCAAGTTTGTTTTGGTTTCAAACAACTACTAAAAAACTATGGTTACAAATGTAAGCAAATCCCCTTtttgcatacatcaaacaactttTATTCATGGATTATACTCAAAACTATATGGAATGCAATCATTAAATGACTTATCTCTACCAATGAATTTCataattaatctattttttcATACTACTTTTCATTCAACTCTAAGCCTATATAGAATAGTTTTATTTAGCATAA includes:
- the LOC130936366 gene encoding uncharacterized protein LOC130936366, with the protein product MDSARSWLHKFQPREKGKSASRRKEGDGEEDNNGAPMDEAALSNVTKQKVAAAKQYIENHYKEQMKSLQERKERRTILEKKLADADVSEEDQNNLLKFLEKKETEYMRLQRHKMGVDDFELLTMIGKGAFGEVRVCREKTTGHVYAMKKLKKAEMLRRGQVEHVRAERNLLAEVDSNCIVKLYCSFQDEDHLYLIMEYLPGGDMMTLLMRKDILTEDETRFYIGETVLAIESIHKHNYIHRDIKPDNLLLDRFGHVRLSDFGLCKPLDCSTLEEADLSVGQNLQGSAQNDGTTPKRTQQEQLEHWQQNRRTLAYSTVGTPDYIAPEVLLKKGYGMECDWWSLGAIMYEMLVGYPPFYSDDPMSTCRKIVNWKSHLKFPEEARLSPEAKDLISKLLCNVPQRLGSNGADEIKAHPFFNGVVWDKLYQMEAAFIPEVNDELDTQNFEKFEESDNHVLKSASRSGPWRKMLSSKDMNFVGYTYKNFEIVNDYQVPGMAELKKKSSRSKKPSIKSLFDVDPEGSELSEAVDASATNQSEESHDKNE